Proteins co-encoded in one Gallus gallus isolate bGalGal1 chromosome 27, bGalGal1.mat.broiler.GRCg7b, whole genome shotgun sequence genomic window:
- the SLC25A39 gene encoding solute carrier family 25 member 39 isoform X2 produces MAEKTSPGPSVAITPLQQMLASGTGAILTSLFVTPLDVVKIRLQAQRTPFSKGKCFLYCNGLMDHLYVCQNGNSCTAWYKTPTCFNGTLDAFVKITRHEGIRSLWSGLPPTLVMAVPATVIYFTTYDQLRDYLHARTGSRGHHIPLLAGALARLGAVTLISPLELIRTKMQSRQLSYRELRVCIQSAVAQDGWLSLWRGWGPTVLRDVPFSALYWFNYELVREWLCRQTRLDEATFMVSFVSGAISGTVAAVLTLPFDVVKTQRQIQLGDSELHPAAASKPSSTWLLLRRIRAESGTRGLFAGFLPRVIKVAPACAIMISTYEFGKTFFQKLNQERRLRGL; encoded by the exons ATGGCTGAGAAGACATCGCCGGGGCCCAGTGTGGCCATCACGCCCCTGCAGCAGATGTTGGCCTCCGGGACGGGTGCCATCCTCACCTCCCTCTTTG TGACACCCCTGGATGTGGTGAAGATCCGACTGCAGGCCCAGAGGACGCCCTTCTCCAAAG GGAAGTGTTTCCTCTACTGCAACGGGCTCATGGATCATCTGTACGTCTGTCAGAACGGCAACAGCTGCACGGCCTGGTACAAGACCCCCACCTGCTTCAACGGCACATTG GATGCCTTTGTGAAGATCACACGCCACGAGGGCATCAGGTCCCTGTGGAGCGGGCTCCCCCCCACGCT GGTGATGGCTGTGCCAGCCACAGTCATCTATTTCACCACCTACGACCAGCTGCGGGACTACCTGCACGCCCGCACCGGGAGCCGGGGCCACCACATCCCATTGCTGGCGGGGGCTCTCGCCCGGC TGGGTGCTGTGACGTTGATCAGCCCCTTGGAGCTGATCCGCACCAAGATGCAATCCCGACAGCTCAGCTACCGCGAGCTGCGCGTCTGCATCCAGTCGGCGGTGGCGCAGGACGGCTGGCTGTCCCTCTGGAGGGGATGGGGGCCCACGGTGCTGCGGGACGTCCCCTTCTCTG ctctctACTGGTTCAACTACGAGCTGGTGCGGGAGTGGCTCTGCAGACAAACCCGGCTGGATGAGGCCACCTTCATGGTCAGCTTCGTATCCGGGGCCATCTCTGGGACG GTGGCCGCCGTGCTGACGCTGCCCTTCGATGTGGTGAAGACCCAGCGGCAGATCCAGCTGGGAGACAGCGAGCTGCACCCAG CTGCAGCCTCCAAGCCTTCATCCACCTGGCTGCTCCTGCGGCGCATCCGTGCTGAGTCCGGCACGCGGGGGCTGTTTGCAG GCTTCCTGCCCCGTGTCATTAAGGTGGCACCCGCCTGTGCCATCATGATCAGCACCTACGAGTTTGGCAAAACCTTCTTCCAGAAGCTGAACCAGGAGCGGCGGCTGCGGGGGCTGTGA
- the SLC25A39 gene encoding solute carrier family 25 member 39 isoform X1 produces the protein MAEKTSPGPSVAITPLQQMLASGTGAILTSLFVTPLDVVKIRLQAQRTPFSKAWLVRSVPQGSQHATWKCFLYCNGLMDHLYVCQNGNSCTAWYKTPTCFNGTLDAFVKITRHEGIRSLWSGLPPTLVMAVPATVIYFTTYDQLRDYLHARTGSRGHHIPLLAGALARLGAVTLISPLELIRTKMQSRQLSYRELRVCIQSAVAQDGWLSLWRGWGPTVLRDVPFSALYWFNYELVREWLCRQTRLDEATFMVSFVSGAISGTVAAVLTLPFDVVKTQRQIQLGDSELHPAAASKPSSTWLLLRRIRAESGTRGLFAGFLPRVIKVAPACAIMISTYEFGKTFFQKLNQERRLRGL, from the exons ATGGCTGAGAAGACATCGCCGGGGCCCAGTGTGGCCATCACGCCCCTGCAGCAGATGTTGGCCTCCGGGACGGGTGCCATCCTCACCTCCCTCTTTG TGACACCCCTGGATGTGGTGAAGATCCGACTGCAGGCCCAGAGGACGCCCTTCTCCAAAG CGTGGTTGGTGCGGTCGGTGCCCCAGGGCTCACAGCATGCCACAT GGAAGTGTTTCCTCTACTGCAACGGGCTCATGGATCATCTGTACGTCTGTCAGAACGGCAACAGCTGCACGGCCTGGTACAAGACCCCCACCTGCTTCAACGGCACATTG GATGCCTTTGTGAAGATCACACGCCACGAGGGCATCAGGTCCCTGTGGAGCGGGCTCCCCCCCACGCT GGTGATGGCTGTGCCAGCCACAGTCATCTATTTCACCACCTACGACCAGCTGCGGGACTACCTGCACGCCCGCACCGGGAGCCGGGGCCACCACATCCCATTGCTGGCGGGGGCTCTCGCCCGGC TGGGTGCTGTGACGTTGATCAGCCCCTTGGAGCTGATCCGCACCAAGATGCAATCCCGACAGCTCAGCTACCGCGAGCTGCGCGTCTGCATCCAGTCGGCGGTGGCGCAGGACGGCTGGCTGTCCCTCTGGAGGGGATGGGGGCCCACGGTGCTGCGGGACGTCCCCTTCTCTG ctctctACTGGTTCAACTACGAGCTGGTGCGGGAGTGGCTCTGCAGACAAACCCGGCTGGATGAGGCCACCTTCATGGTCAGCTTCGTATCCGGGGCCATCTCTGGGACG GTGGCCGCCGTGCTGACGCTGCCCTTCGATGTGGTGAAGACCCAGCGGCAGATCCAGCTGGGAGACAGCGAGCTGCACCCAG CTGCAGCCTCCAAGCCTTCATCCACCTGGCTGCTCCTGCGGCGCATCCGTGCTGAGTCCGGCACGCGGGGGCTGTTTGCAG GCTTCCTGCCCCGTGTCATTAAGGTGGCACCCGCCTGTGCCATCATGATCAGCACCTACGAGTTTGGCAAAACCTTCTTCCAGAAGCTGAACCAGGAGCGGCGGCTGCGGGGGCTGTGA